The proteins below are encoded in one region of Paenarthrobacter ilicis:
- a CDS encoding multifunctional oxoglutarate decarboxylase/oxoglutarate dehydrogenase thiamine pyrophosphate-binding subunit/dihydrolipoyllysine-residue succinyltransferase subunit — translation MPEQPSHRLPEEFGGNEWLVDELYERYQQDKNSVDAKWWPLFESFGSADGTSSNGTTAAPAAAHPPTQELPVVAKAPAAPAPAPAAPAEAAPAAPAPTKKAPATVARDGAKKPAGGNATQPIPAQLPKSNKAPTAPEEDVVSVLRGPAKAIATNMVTSLEVPTATSVRAVPAKLLIDNRVVINSNLARARGGKVSFTHLIGYAVVRALSQFPSMNVYYDEIDGKPSAVQPAHVNFGIAIDMPKPDGTRLLMVPNIKKAETMDFAEFWHTYEDLIKRARNGKLTADDHAGTTVSLTNPGGIGTVHSVPRLSKGQAAIIGVGALDYPAEFQGASEKIIAQNAISKILTLTSTYDHRVIQGAGSGEFLKLVHQLLLGAQNFYDEIFEALRIPYEPVRWSPDLQVDPADEINKVARIQQLIHSYRVRGHLMADTDPLEYVQRKHPDLDVLTYGLTLWDLDREWPTGGFGGKPMLKFRDILGVLRDAYCRTTGIEYMHIQEPAERKWFQDQLEHPYSKPSREEQLRIVSKLNAAEAFETFLQTKFVGQKRFSLEGGESLIPLLDAVISDAADDGLDEVAIGMAHRGRLNVLTNIAGKTYAQVFREFEGTQDPRSVQGSGDVKYHLGTEGTFTSDNGKQTKVYLAANPSHLEAVDSVLEGIVRAKQDRLDQGESFPVLPIMVHGDAAFAGQGVVAETLNLSQLRGYRTGGTIHVIVNNQVGFTTAPSSSRSSTYSTDVAKMIQAPVFHVNGDDPEAVVRVAQLAYEFRQRFHKDVVIDMVCYRRRGHNEGDDPSMTQPLMYNLIEAKRSVRKLYTESLIGRGDITEEEAEQLLRDYQERLERVFAETHAAQTSPIPIITADSAAVSDIERPIAQQSDFGTNSPASTAISAETLARIGKAHVEIPDGFTVHSKLKQLLEKREQMSREGGIDWGFGEIAAFGSLIMEGVPVRLAGQDSRRGTFVQRHAVFHDRANGNEWLPLGNLTDDQAKLWIYDSLLSEYAAMGFEYGYSVERPDALVLWEAQFGDFVNGAQTIIDEFISSAEQKWGQRSSLVLMLPHGYEGQGPDHSSARIERFLQLCAEDNMIVANPTTAASHFHLLRRQAYSRPRKPLIIFTPKQLLRLKGAASAVEDFTNGGFRPVIADPEVQADQVKRVILVSGRLYYDLLSNRQKSGDTSTAIVRVEQLYPLPKAEIDAELAKYPNADIVWAQDEPANQGPWPFMGLNLAPELDRKLRLVSRPASASTAAGSMKRHAAEQDTLIKQAFDHK, via the coding sequence GTGCCAGAGCAGCCCAGCCACCGTCTACCAGAGGAATTTGGCGGAAACGAGTGGCTCGTTGACGAACTGTACGAGCGGTACCAACAGGACAAGAATTCGGTCGACGCCAAGTGGTGGCCGCTTTTCGAATCCTTCGGTTCCGCTGACGGCACTTCTTCCAACGGAACCACCGCAGCCCCAGCAGCTGCCCATCCCCCAACCCAGGAACTTCCCGTAGTGGCCAAGGCCCCCGCGGCACCGGCACCGGCGCCGGCAGCCCCCGCGGAGGCTGCGCCTGCGGCACCTGCCCCCACCAAAAAGGCCCCGGCGACGGTTGCCCGCGACGGCGCAAAGAAGCCCGCCGGAGGCAACGCCACCCAGCCCATCCCGGCTCAGCTGCCCAAGAGCAACAAGGCCCCCACTGCACCAGAGGAAGACGTCGTCTCCGTCCTCCGCGGTCCGGCAAAGGCCATCGCCACCAACATGGTCACCAGCCTTGAGGTGCCTACGGCCACCAGTGTCCGCGCTGTTCCGGCCAAGTTGCTGATCGATAACCGTGTTGTCATTAACTCCAACCTTGCCCGTGCCCGCGGCGGCAAGGTGTCCTTCACGCACCTGATCGGCTACGCCGTGGTGCGCGCCCTCTCCCAGTTCCCCTCGATGAATGTCTACTACGACGAAATCGACGGCAAGCCCAGTGCAGTCCAGCCCGCACACGTCAACTTCGGCATCGCCATTGACATGCCCAAGCCCGATGGCACGCGCCTCCTGATGGTTCCCAACATCAAGAAGGCCGAGACCATGGACTTCGCCGAGTTCTGGCACACCTATGAGGACCTGATCAAGCGGGCCCGCAACGGCAAACTGACTGCGGACGACCACGCAGGCACCACCGTGTCCCTGACCAACCCGGGTGGAATCGGCACGGTTCATTCGGTGCCGCGTCTGTCCAAGGGCCAGGCCGCCATCATCGGCGTCGGCGCGTTGGACTACCCGGCAGAGTTCCAGGGCGCCAGCGAGAAAATCATCGCCCAGAACGCCATCAGCAAGATCCTCACCCTGACCTCCACCTATGACCACCGCGTCATCCAGGGTGCAGGCAGCGGCGAGTTCCTGAAGCTGGTCCACCAGCTCCTGCTGGGCGCCCAGAACTTCTACGACGAGATCTTCGAAGCCCTGCGCATTCCGTACGAGCCCGTGCGTTGGAGCCCCGATCTCCAGGTGGATCCGGCTGACGAGATCAACAAGGTCGCCCGGATCCAGCAGCTGATCCACTCCTACCGCGTCCGTGGCCACCTGATGGCCGACACCGATCCGCTGGAATACGTCCAGCGGAAGCACCCGGACCTCGACGTCCTGACCTACGGCCTTACGCTGTGGGACCTGGACCGCGAATGGCCCACCGGCGGCTTCGGTGGCAAGCCGATGCTGAAGTTCCGCGACATCCTCGGCGTCCTCCGGGATGCGTACTGCCGCACCACCGGCATCGAGTACATGCACATCCAGGAACCCGCAGAGCGTAAATGGTTCCAGGACCAGTTGGAGCACCCGTACTCCAAGCCCAGCCGTGAAGAGCAGCTTCGGATCGTCTCCAAGCTCAACGCTGCCGAGGCCTTCGAAACGTTCCTGCAGACCAAGTTCGTCGGGCAGAAGCGCTTCTCTCTCGAAGGCGGCGAGTCCCTGATTCCGCTGTTGGACGCTGTCATCTCCGACGCCGCCGACGACGGCCTGGACGAAGTTGCCATCGGCATGGCACACCGCGGCCGCCTGAATGTTCTGACCAACATCGCCGGCAAGACCTACGCACAGGTCTTCCGCGAATTCGAAGGCACCCAGGATCCCCGCTCCGTGCAGGGCTCCGGCGACGTCAAGTACCACCTGGGCACCGAAGGCACCTTCACCTCGGACAACGGCAAGCAGACCAAGGTTTACCTTGCAGCCAACCCGTCGCACCTTGAAGCCGTGGACTCCGTGCTTGAAGGCATTGTCCGCGCCAAGCAGGACCGCCTTGACCAGGGCGAGTCCTTCCCGGTCCTGCCCATCATGGTCCACGGCGATGCCGCCTTCGCAGGCCAGGGCGTGGTGGCGGAAACGCTGAACCTCTCCCAGCTGCGCGGTTACCGCACCGGCGGCACCATCCACGTGATCGTCAACAACCAGGTCGGCTTCACCACTGCGCCTTCCTCGTCGCGTTCGTCCACGTACTCCACGGACGTCGCCAAGATGATCCAGGCACCGGTCTTCCACGTGAACGGCGATGACCCCGAGGCCGTGGTGCGCGTAGCCCAGCTCGCCTACGAGTTCCGTCAGCGTTTCCACAAGGACGTTGTCATCGACATGGTCTGCTACCGCCGTCGTGGTCACAACGAAGGCGACGACCCCTCAATGACCCAGCCGCTCATGTACAACCTGATCGAGGCCAAGCGGTCGGTCCGCAAGCTGTACACAGAGTCCCTCATCGGCCGCGGTGACATCACCGAGGAAGAAGCAGAGCAGTTGCTGCGCGACTACCAGGAACGCCTGGAACGCGTGTTCGCCGAGACCCATGCTGCACAGACATCCCCGATCCCGATCATCACTGCGGATTCCGCAGCAGTGTCGGACATCGAGCGTCCCATCGCCCAGCAGTCCGATTTCGGCACCAACTCCCCTGCCTCCACAGCCATTTCGGCGGAAACCCTTGCCCGGATCGGCAAGGCGCACGTGGAGATCCCGGATGGCTTCACGGTTCACTCCAAGCTCAAGCAGCTGCTGGAGAAGCGTGAGCAGATGTCACGCGAGGGTGGCATCGACTGGGGCTTCGGCGAGATCGCTGCTTTCGGTTCGCTGATCATGGAAGGCGTCCCCGTGCGCCTGGCCGGCCAGGACTCCCGCCGTGGAACCTTCGTGCAGCGCCATGCCGTGTTCCACGACCGCGCCAACGGCAATGAGTGGCTGCCCCTGGGCAACCTCACCGATGACCAGGCAAAGCTGTGGATCTACGATTCCCTGCTCTCCGAATACGCGGCCATGGGCTTCGAATACGGCTACTCCGTGGAGCGCCCGGATGCCCTGGTGCTGTGGGAGGCCCAGTTCGGCGACTTCGTCAACGGCGCCCAGACCATCATTGATGAGTTCATTTCCTCCGCCGAGCAGAAGTGGGGCCAGCGCTCCTCACTGGTCCTCATGCTCCCGCACGGCTACGAAGGCCAGGGACCGGACCACTCGTCGGCCCGCATCGAGCGTTTCCTCCAGCTGTGTGCCGAGGACAACATGATCGTTGCGAACCCCACCACGGCAGCGTCGCACTTCCACCTGCTGCGCCGCCAGGCCTACAGCCGTCCGCGCAAGCCGCTGATCATCTTCACTCCCAAGCAGCTGCTGCGCCTCAAGGGCGCCGCGTCCGCCGTCGAAGATTTCACCAATGGTGGCTTCCGCCCGGTCATTGCCGATCCGGAGGTTCAAGCTGACCAGGTCAAGCGCGTGATCCTGGTTTCAGGGCGCTTGTACTACGACCTCCTGTCCAACCGCCAGAAGTCCGGAGATACGTCCACGGCGATTGTCCGCGTTGAGCAGCTCTACCCGCTGCCCAAGGCCGAGATTGATGCCGAGTTGGCCAAGTACCCCAACGCTGACATCGTTTGGGCGCAGGACGAGCCGGCGAACCAGGGACCGTGGCCGTTCATGGGCTTGAACCTGGCCCCTGAACTGGACCGCAAGCTGCGACTGGTATCGCGTCCCGCGTCGGCTTCCACCGCCGCAGGGTCCATGAAGCGCCACGCTGCCGAGCAGGACACCCTGATCAAGCAGGCGTTCGACCACAAGTAA